Proteins encoded together in one Syntrophobacterales bacterium window:
- a CDS encoding ABC transporter ATP-binding protein, with product YIVDGIDIYGLPNEKLADFRREYIGFVFQSFQLIPYLTVLENMMLPLTIVRGSNGGQKEAASQVLDKVGLGAKGRRLPNQLSGGEQERVAIARALVNHPPIILADEPTGNLDSATGDEIMALLGDLNAEGQTIIMVTHNPENAASAREVIRLKDGRIQG from the coding sequence TTATATTGTGGACGGAATCGACATCTACGGCCTGCCCAACGAGAAACTGGCCGATTTCCGCAGGGAGTATATCGGGTTCGTCTTCCAGTCCTTTCAACTGATTCCCTATCTGACGGTTCTGGAGAACATGATGCTGCCGCTGACCATTGTCCGCGGTTCGAACGGCGGGCAGAAGGAGGCGGCTTCTCAGGTGCTGGACAAGGTGGGGCTGGGGGCAAAGGGACGGCGCCTGCCGAATCAGCTCTCCGGGGGGGAGCAGGAACGGGTGGCGATCGCCCGGGCGCTGGTCAATCATCCGCCGATCATCCTGGCCGACGAGCCGACGGGAAATCTCGATTCCGCGACCGGCGACGAGATCATGGCGCTCCTGGGCGACCTCAATGCCGAAGGCCAGACGATCATCATGGTGACGCACAATCCGGAGAATGCCGCCTCGGCCCGGGAAGTCATCCGGCTCAAGGACGGCCGGATTCAAGGCTGA